A stretch of DNA from Rhodococcus sp. NBC_00297:
CACCGTCGTGGACGTCACCTGGCACGAGTCCCGGTCGCTCTGGGAGATCTCGGTCCAGGACCGGGAACCCGTCCTCGCCCGCACCGTCGTGATGGCGTCGGGACCGCTGGCGAACGTCAGCCTGCCCAAGATCCGCGGCGTCGAGACCTTCGCGGGAGCGAAGATCCACAGCGCCCGGTGGGACCACGACTACGACTTCGCCGGCAAGAAGGTCGCCGTCGTCGGCACCGGAGCCAGCGGCGTGCAGATCGTTCCCGAGCTGGTGAAGGTCGCCGAGTCGGTCAAGGTCTTCCAGCGCACGCCGGGGTGGGTGCTGCCCCGCACCAACTTCCGCACCCGCGGACTGACTCGCGAGATCTACCGCCGCGTGCCCTTCAGTCAGAGCGTCGCGCGCAAGGCCTGGTTCTGGGGCCACGAGTCGGTCGCCCTCGGGGTCGTCTGGAACTCGCCGCTCACGCGCGTGGTGGAGGGAGTGTCGAAGCTGCACCTACGCAGTCAGGTTCCGGATCCGTGGCTGCGGCGCCAGCTGACGCCGGAGTTCCGCGCCGGCTGCAAGCGCCTGCTGATGACCAGCAAGTACTACCCGGCGCTGCAGAAGGACAACTGCACGCTCGTCACCTGGCCCATCGCACAGATCTCCGAGAAGGGAATCCGCACGGTCGAGGGAGTCGAGCATCAGTTCGACGCGATCGTCTTCGCCACCGGGTTCGACGTCTCCAAGACCGGGTCGCCGATCCCCATCACCGGGCGCGACGGGCGCGTCCTCGCCGACGAGTGGAGCCGGGGAGCGCACGCCTACAAGTCGATCGCGGTGTCCGGGTACCCGAACATGTACTTCACGTTCGGGCCCAACTCCGGACCCGGCCACAGCTCCGCCCTGGTCTACATGGAGGCGCAGATCGACTACCTGGTCGATGCCATCGCCACCGCCGTGAACCAGAACTTCGTGCTCGACGTCCGCGCCTCGGTGCAGGCCGAGTACAACGCGGACCTGCAGCAGCGGCTGACCAAGACGACGTGGAACTCGGGGTGCTCGAGCTGGTACCTCACCGAGGACGGTTTCAACGCCACGATGTTCCCGGGCTTCGCCACGCAGTACGTCAAGCAGCTCGA
This window harbors:
- a CDS encoding flavin-containing monooxygenase, which translates into the protein MTEILSTAIIGGGFAGIGAAIRLQQRGIRDIAILERGTRAGGTWRDNTYPGAACDIPSRLYSYSFAPNPDWSHTYSGSAEILGYIDSMVEKFELSRYLRFGHTVVDVTWHESRSLWEISVQDREPVLARTVVMASGPLANVSLPKIRGVETFAGAKIHSARWDHDYDFAGKKVAVVGTGASGVQIVPELVKVAESVKVFQRTPGWVLPRTNFRTRGLTREIYRRVPFSQSVARKAWFWGHESVALGVVWNSPLTRVVEGVSKLHLRSQVPDPWLRRQLTPEFRAGCKRLLMTSKYYPALQKDNCTLVTWPIAQISEKGIRTVEGVEHQFDAIVFATGFDVSKTGSPIPITGRDGRVLADEWSRGAHAYKSIAVSGYPNMYFTFGPNSGPGHSSALVYMEAQIDYLVDAIATAVNQNFVLDVRASVQAEYNADLQQRLTKTTWNSGCSSWYLTEDGFNATMFPGFATQYVKQLETVLLPDYSVTAAATAPVDEVVAAV